One window from the genome of Fundidesulfovibrio putealis DSM 16056 encodes:
- a CDS encoding ABC transporter ATP-binding protein codes for MHDIGLTLRQGEVLALLGSSGCGKSTLLNILAGFLEPDSGRILLEGHACGAPGPDRAVVFQEDALFPWLTASENVTLGLKAKGVSASRAGEQALGMLGRVGLDGFHDHLPGALSGGMRQRVALARVLALEPKVLLMDEPFVALDAITREQMQDLLAELHKALNMTILFVTHDIAEAVRLADTIIVMGREGQGFRARFQVDSPRNMHGMAFLELSDMIRSSLRA; via the coding sequence TTGCACGACATCGGCCTGACTCTCCGGCAGGGAGAGGTGTTGGCGCTGCTCGGTTCAAGCGGGTGCGGCAAAAGCACTCTCCTGAACATCCTGGCTGGTTTTCTGGAGCCAGACTCGGGCAGGATTCTGCTGGAAGGGCACGCCTGCGGAGCGCCCGGCCCGGACAGGGCTGTGGTATTTCAAGAGGACGCGCTCTTTCCGTGGCTGACTGCGTCAGAGAACGTCACGCTTGGCCTGAAGGCCAAGGGCGTCTCCGCCTCGCGGGCGGGGGAGCAGGCTTTGGGGATGCTTGGACGCGTTGGGCTTGACGGATTTCATGACCATCTGCCGGGAGCATTGTCCGGCGGCATGCGCCAACGCGTGGCCCTGGCCCGTGTCCTGGCGCTTGAGCCAAAGGTGCTCCTCATGGACGAACCCTTCGTGGCGCTCGACGCGATCACCAGAGAACAGATGCAGGATTTGCTGGCAGAACTGCATAAGGCTTTGAACATGACCATTCTTTTCGTCACCCACGACATAGCCGAAGCTGTCCGCCTGGCGGATACAATCATCGTCATGGGCAGGGAGGGGCAGGGCTTTCGGGCACGTTTCCAGGTGGACTCCCCCCGCAACATGCACGGCATGGCGTTCCTTGAACTGTCCGACATGATCAGATCCTCGCTGCGTGCCTGA
- a CDS encoding ABC transporter substrate-binding protein produces the protein MALAIQAASRGEPVVLVAALCNKCSALVVRKGSGLASIQDLKGRRIGYVPGTMHEILLRETLARVGLDPVKDVSLVRVDFFDMGTALAKGDIDAFLSGEPLPTQAVLQGYGDILAYPYFDDSVGPINAGMIVRRDTIEKSPQKVERLVAAHVRATRTLQSDKTVWLSEASKRFGVDLAVLEAASKNMELAWDMDDTFVRQLAALGSRMKALGMIEREPDYNALVDRRFVSKMGGE, from the coding sequence TTGGCCCTGGCGATCCAGGCCGCGTCTCGCGGTGAACCCGTTGTCCTCGTGGCGGCGCTGTGCAACAAATGCTCGGCGCTTGTCGTCCGCAAGGGGTCAGGGCTGGCCTCTATCCAAGATCTCAAAGGCAGGCGCATAGGCTACGTTCCAGGAACCATGCATGAAATTCTCCTGCGAGAGACCCTTGCCCGGGTAGGGTTGGACCCAGTCAAGGATGTGTCCTTGGTGCGTGTGGACTTCTTCGACATGGGCACAGCTCTCGCAAAGGGGGACATTGACGCTTTTCTCTCTGGAGAGCCGTTGCCAACTCAGGCCGTGTTGCAAGGCTATGGCGACATCCTCGCCTACCCCTATTTCGACGATTCTGTCGGCCCTATCAATGCCGGAATGATCGTGCGCAGGGATACCATCGAAAAATCTCCTCAAAAGGTCGAACGCCTGGTCGCCGCCCATGTCAGGGCGACAAGAACGCTCCAGTCGGACAAGACAGTCTGGCTCTCCGAGGCGTCAAAGCGCTTCGGCGTGGACCTCGCCGTGCTGGAAGCGGCGTCGAAAAACATGGAACTGGCCTGGGATATGGACGATACGTTTGTCAGGCAGTTGGCGGCGCTTGGCTCCCGCATGAAGGCTCTGGGCATGATCGAGAGGGAACCCGACTACAACGCCCTGGTGGACAGGAGATTCGTGTCGAAAATGGGCGGGGAATAG
- a CDS encoding metal ABC transporter permease, with protein MDMSPFDHAFMRHALLAGVFAGISCGLVGVFAVLMRLTFIGVCLAHAAFAGGLAALLFGLDPLLGALVLSVGAAAVIGPLADKGEVSPDTAVGVVFTAMLGVAILCLGIMPGPKSAGLNLLWGSILTASKRDVWLLGGVSFVVVGGIILFYKEILAVTCHRHVAALAGIPATAIFYAILFATGMTVTACLPSVGGLLVYSLIINPAAAAYQLTYRLSWMFVFAAALGAVSCTMGLFLAWYADVPAGAAIVVSSSLIFLVCSFFSPKNRSQSGKAHAPR; from the coding sequence ATGGACATGAGCCCTTTCGATCACGCCTTCATGCGCCACGCCCTCCTGGCCGGGGTATTTGCCGGAATTTCCTGCGGGCTGGTGGGCGTGTTCGCCGTGCTCATGCGCCTCACGTTCATCGGGGTCTGCCTGGCGCACGCAGCCTTTGCGGGTGGGCTGGCCGCGTTGCTCTTCGGGTTGGATCCCCTGCTGGGCGCGCTGGTCTTAAGCGTCGGGGCCGCAGCCGTGATCGGTCCGCTCGCCGACAAGGGGGAGGTCTCCCCGGACACCGCCGTTGGCGTCGTGTTCACCGCCATGCTTGGCGTAGCCATCCTGTGCCTGGGCATCATGCCGGGGCCGAAATCCGCAGGGCTGAATCTTTTGTGGGGCTCAATCCTTACCGCCAGCAAACGCGACGTCTGGCTTCTGGGCGGGGTGAGTTTCGTGGTGGTCGGCGGAATTATCCTCTTTTACAAGGAAATCCTGGCCGTGACCTGCCACAGACATGTGGCCGCCCTGGCCGGAATACCCGCGACTGCCATCTTCTACGCGATCCTCTTCGCCACGGGGATGACTGTCACGGCCTGCTTGCCGAGCGTCGGTGGACTTTTGGTGTACAGCCTCATCATCAACCCCGCCGCCGCAGCCTACCAGCTCACCTACAGGCTTTCCTGGATGTTCGTGTTTGCGGCAGCGCTCGGAGCCGTCAGCTGCACCATGGGGCTCTTCCTGGCATGGTATGCCGATGTGCCCGCCGGGGCGGCCATCGTGGTGTCTTCCAGTCTCATATTCCTTGTCTGTTCCTTCTTCTCGCCCAAGAACCGCTCTCAAAGCGGGAAGGCACATGCGCCCCGCTGA
- a CDS encoding class I SAM-dependent methyltransferase, which yields MSDPRAAFFDERAKQWETNCYPDNVRERLWPMVESLGLPRGGVVLDMGSGPGTILPYERRAVGPGGVIFSFDVSFEMMRQAIAKEPGGSMCRMQATAMFLPLKDASFDALVCFAAFPHFCDKPAAMAEMARVARPGATLFIAHLLSREELMRHHGGHPAVANDCLPDEAAMRELFQSAGFDEPDIIDMPGRYLAKARKRTAGTA from the coding sequence ATGAGCGATCCAAGAGCGGCATTTTTCGACGAACGCGCCAAACAGTGGGAAACGAACTGTTACCCGGACAACGTCCGGGAGCGCCTGTGGCCTATGGTCGAATCACTGGGGCTTCCCAGGGGCGGGGTTGTCCTGGACATGGGCTCCGGGCCGGGAACGATTTTGCCATACGAACGCAGGGCAGTTGGGCCCGGCGGGGTCATCTTCTCCTTCGACGTCTCTTTCGAGATGATGCGTCAGGCCATTGCCAAGGAACCGGGCGGGAGCATGTGCCGCATGCAGGCCACGGCCATGTTTCTGCCCCTCAAGGATGCCTCCTTCGATGCCCTGGTCTGTTTCGCGGCCTTCCCTCATTTCTGCGACAAGCCTGCCGCCATGGCGGAAATGGCCCGTGTTGCCAGGCCTGGAGCGACGCTTTTCATCGCCCACCTGTTGAGCCGCGAAGAACTCATGCGCCATCACGGCGGGCATCCTGCCGTGGCAAATGACTGCCTGCCTGACGAAGCCGCCATGCGGGAGCTGTTCCAGAGCGCAGGTTTCGACGAACCGGACATCATCGACATGCCGGGCCGGTATTTGGCCAAGGCCCGCAAACGCACGGCAGGAACCGCATGA
- a CDS encoding biotin synthase BioB, translating to MRHIGLSYDEVVHLLAQPVDSVETMKLRKAAHDAALHWTDGRAQVWYAIGLDCAPCPNNCSFCSFGHAWGIVKQPWRLEDDHVLALIHANDIPGVGFIALRTTDQYPVEDLLRIARRVRPLKHARLVANIGDFSPETAHALHEAGFSMAYHALRLREGQDTLIDPDTRLRTMQVVRSSHLELAALVDPVGAEHSPEEIADSLFLHKKAGASVSGAMARVGVEGTPKFALPTISQERLAQITAVARLVAGPEATSICAHPPDPGVATSGANTLVVDSGAIPRDAVQSREEWRSFTVRDALNILVQAGYHV from the coding sequence ATGCGTCATATCGGATTGTCATACGACGAAGTTGTCCATCTGCTCGCCCAGCCAGTGGATTCTGTGGAGACAATGAAGCTGCGCAAAGCGGCACATGATGCCGCACTGCACTGGACAGACGGTCGTGCGCAGGTTTGGTACGCCATAGGATTGGATTGCGCGCCATGCCCGAACAATTGCAGTTTCTGCTCCTTCGGCCATGCCTGGGGGATCGTGAAACAACCCTGGAGGCTTGAGGACGACCATGTCCTTGCACTCATCCATGCCAACGACATCCCAGGGGTGGGGTTCATCGCGCTACGGACGACAGACCAGTATCCGGTGGAGGACCTTCTGCGCATCGCCAGACGGGTCAGGCCTCTCAAGCATGCCAGGCTCGTGGCGAACATCGGGGACTTCTCCCCGGAGACCGCCCATGCCCTCCATGAGGCGGGCTTTAGCATGGCGTACCATGCTTTGCGTCTCAGGGAAGGGCAGGACACGTTGATAGACCCAGACACGAGATTGCGCACTATGCAGGTTGTACGGTCTTCTCACTTGGAGCTTGCCGCCCTCGTCGATCCGGTCGGAGCCGAACACTCTCCCGAAGAAATCGCCGATTCGCTCTTCCTGCACAAAAAGGCTGGCGCTTCTGTATCGGGAGCCATGGCCCGGGTCGGTGTTGAGGGAACTCCGAAATTCGCCCTTCCGACCATATCTCAAGAACGGTTGGCGCAGATCACGGCGGTTGCGCGGCTTGTGGCAGGGCCGGAGGCAACCTCCATATGCGCACACCCACCCGACCCGGGTGTCGCGACATCAGGAGCAAACACCCTCGTGGTGGACAGCGGAGCCATTCCCAGGGACGCCGTGCAAAGCCGCGAAGAATGGCGGTCATTTACCGTACGTGATGCCTTGAACATCCTGGTTCAGGCTGGTTATCATGTGTGA
- a CDS encoding class I SAM-dependent methyltransferase, producing the protein MAQNTDVQAGFEKWRVFEKARKANRMHHAEAYDTLLHTLAETFNQPPRILDLGCGDARDVARVLRFVPVRSYSGVDNDADVLERARGSLSGVGVPVDLKLGGYEEALSQQPGSYDVIWLGLFLHHLPRARKEAFFTRARTLLRPGGAVIAHDPVLEDGESRQEYIARISKSCRSGWPELTNDEKDMMTRHWGQHGHQESAATLGAIALNAGFSSFEELWADADRFYAVLVFWN; encoded by the coding sequence ATGGCGCAGAATACGGACGTACAGGCCGGGTTCGAGAAGTGGCGGGTGTTCGAGAAGGCACGCAAAGCCAACCGCATGCACCACGCCGAAGCCTATGACACGCTGCTGCATACGCTCGCGGAAACCTTCAACCAGCCGCCGCGCATTCTCGATTTGGGGTGCGGCGACGCCAGGGACGTGGCCAGGGTGCTGCGCTTTGTCCCTGTGAGATCCTACTCCGGCGTGGACAACGACGCGGACGTGCTGGAGCGGGCGCGCGGATCGCTTTCTGGCGTGGGTGTTCCCGTGGACCTCAAGCTCGGGGGGTATGAAGAAGCACTCAGCCAGCAGCCCGGATCATATGACGTGATCTGGCTGGGACTCTTTCTGCACCACCTGCCGCGCGCGCGGAAGGAAGCGTTCTTCACCCGGGCGCGTACGCTCCTGCGCCCTGGCGGAGCCGTGATCGCGCACGACCCCGTCCTGGAGGACGGAGAAAGCCGCCAGGAGTACATTGCACGCATATCCAAGTCCTGCCGTTCGGGATGGCCCGAACTTACCAACGACGAAAAGGACATGATGACCCGGCACTGGGGACAGCATGGTCATCAGGAAAGCGCCGCGACGCTTGGAGCTATTGCCCTCAACGCAGGCTTCTCCAGCTTCGAGGAACTGTGGGCCGATGCCGACCGCTTTTATGCCGTGCTGGTGTTTTGGAACTGA
- a CDS encoding metal ABC transporter solute-binding protein, Zn/Mn family — protein MTPFIRLLAVLLSLSVPALAQDRLEVMAGTSLIEDIVTDLGGSRVAVKTIIPAAACPGHYDIRTSDVAYLAQARIILLHDWQERMPAMVSILDAVSGARERAVVVQVKGNWMVPDRQVEAVRAVESILERVDPGHAAAYREKSLDRLRMVEAAGERMRERMKQAGLLNTPVMCDVMQRPFVELLGLAVVADYGRFEEMGPEALAKALNAAKAAGARLVLDNMQSTGAAGKALADDLGAAHATLSNFPGGYPGADTWEAAVSKNVDLILAALGK, from the coding sequence ATGACTCCGTTCATCAGGCTGCTGGCTGTTCTTCTGTCCCTGTCCGTGCCCGCCCTGGCGCAGGACCGGTTGGAGGTCATGGCCGGGACTTCCCTCATCGAAGACATCGTTACCGACCTGGGCGGCTCGCGCGTCGCGGTGAAGACCATCATCCCCGCCGCAGCCTGCCCCGGACACTACGACATCCGCACCTCCGACGTGGCCTATCTGGCGCAGGCCAGGATCATTCTCCTGCACGACTGGCAGGAGCGCATGCCCGCGATGGTCTCCATTCTGGACGCAGTCTCGGGGGCCAGGGAGCGCGCCGTGGTGGTCCAGGTTAAGGGCAACTGGATGGTCCCGGATCGTCAGGTCGAAGCCGTCAGGGCCGTGGAGTCGATCCTGGAGCGTGTTGATCCAGGCCACGCCGCTGCGTATCGCGAAAAGTCGCTGGACCGGCTGCGGATGGTGGAGGCTGCCGGAGAGAGGATGCGAGAACGGATGAAACAGGCGGGGCTTCTGAACACCCCCGTGATGTGCGACGTGATGCAACGTCCGTTCGTGGAGTTGTTGGGACTTGCGGTGGTGGCCGACTATGGCCGCTTCGAGGAGATGGGGCCGGAGGCCTTGGCCAAGGCCCTGAACGCCGCCAAGGCGGCGGGCGCGCGCCTTGTGCTTGACAATATGCAGTCCACCGGTGCGGCGGGCAAGGCGCTGGCCGACGACCTGGGCGCGGCCCATGCGACGCTGTCCAATTTTCCGGGCGGGTATCCCGGGGCGGACACCTGGGAGGCGGCGGTCTCCAAGAATGTGGACCTCATTCTGGCGGCGCTGGGTAAATGA
- a CDS encoding metal ABC transporter ATP-binding protein has translation MNAVASGSLGHPVAALHSVRILRRGILALDIEHLEIAEGECLGVIGPNGAGKSTLLAALAGLLRPDSGHIEFFGKALDSASATALRKRVATVAQLAAVDPRLPITVLESVMTGGFGRLGLWKRAGRELAAKATQMLELTGIAHLSDRPLGLVSGGERQRTAVARALTQEPDILLLDEPTSALDWKSQREVLALIRDIHARLGLTVVLVTHDLNALPGMCDRVAYIQGGAISWLGPSAEALDPERLSELYGTTFTVLDHGGLPVVLF, from the coding sequence ATGAACGCCGTAGCCAGTGGCAGCCTGGGGCATCCCGTCGCGGCTTTGCATTCCGTGCGGATACTGCGGCGCGGCATCCTGGCATTGGACATCGAGCATCTTGAGATCGCCGAGGGGGAGTGCCTGGGAGTGATCGGCCCCAACGGGGCGGGCAAAAGCACCTTGCTGGCCGCGCTTGCCGGGCTGTTGCGGCCCGACTCGGGGCACATTGAGTTCTTCGGCAAAGCCTTGGACAGCGCAAGCGCCACGGCGCTTCGCAAACGTGTCGCCACAGTCGCGCAGTTGGCCGCTGTGGACCCGAGGCTTCCCATCACGGTGCTGGAATCGGTGATGACCGGCGGGTTCGGGCGGCTCGGCCTCTGGAAAAGGGCAGGCCGGGAGCTTGCGGCCAAGGCCACGCAGATGCTGGAGTTGACAGGCATCGCGCATCTGTCCGACCGGCCCCTGGGCCTGGTGTCTGGAGGCGAACGCCAGAGGACAGCCGTGGCCAGGGCGCTCACCCAGGAGCCGGACATCCTGCTCCTGGACGAACCCACTTCGGCGCTGGACTGGAAGTCGCAGCGCGAGGTGTTGGCCCTCATCCGCGACATCCATGCGCGACTCGGCCTGACGGTCGTCCTGGTCACGCACGACCTGAACGCCCTTCCGGGAATGTGCGACCGCGTGGCCTACATACAGGGCGGAGCGATCAGCTGGCTGGGACCCTCCGCCGAAGCGCTCGATCCAGAGCGCCTTTCCGAACTCTACGGCACGACATTCACCGTGCTCGACCACGGCGGCCTGCCCGTGGTCCTGTTCTGA
- a CDS encoding oligopeptide/dipeptide ABC transporter ATP-binding protein has protein sequence MTKRFKNGLIGRHQTVAVEGVDLKLEQGESLAILGESGSGKSTLGRLIAKLTHPTQGRILFEGRDVASLNGDNAAFRRDVQMIFQDADGSLNPRLTVRQLLLEPQLVHRLLPDGMDDEAEKLLGRAGLSSDLLSRRPSEISGGQRQRIGIIRALSLSPKLVVADEPLASLDRSVQAHILCLMRETQQSLGTSFVYISHDIATVRLIADTAAIFYKGRIVEAGKLNRVLEAPLHPYTRRLIASDPSRMRLGGKRYSETVPVQSLSQTAPGCPYAPHCPETCSVCHRIKPELVESNGVSIACHARM, from the coding sequence GTGACCAAACGTTTCAAGAACGGACTCATTGGCAGGCATCAGACTGTTGCCGTCGAAGGTGTCGATCTGAAGCTGGAACAAGGAGAGTCACTGGCAATCCTGGGTGAATCGGGGTCGGGCAAAAGCACGCTGGGCAGGCTGATTGCCAAGCTTACCCATCCTACCCAGGGGCGGATACTCTTTGAGGGGCGCGATGTTGCCTCTCTCAATGGGGATAACGCAGCGTTCCGGCGCGACGTGCAGATGATCTTCCAGGATGCCGACGGTTCCCTCAACCCTCGCCTGACCGTCAGGCAACTCCTTCTCGAACCCCAGTTGGTGCATCGCCTGCTGCCGGACGGCATGGACGATGAGGCGGAGAAACTCCTCGGGCGAGCCGGGTTATCCAGTGACCTTCTCTCCAGACGGCCATCGGAGATATCCGGGGGCCAACGCCAACGAATCGGAATAATTCGGGCCTTGTCCCTTTCGCCAAAGCTGGTCGTCGCCGACGAACCATTGGCCTCGCTGGACCGCTCCGTCCAGGCGCACATCCTGTGCCTCATGCGGGAGACCCAACAATCCCTTGGGACGTCATTCGTCTACATATCTCACGACATCGCGACCGTGCGCCTGATCGCCGATACGGCTGCCATTTTCTACAAAGGCAGGATAGTGGAGGCAGGAAAACTCAATCGCGTCCTGGAGGCACCTCTGCATCCGTATACGCGCCGCCTGATCGCCTCGGACCCCTCCCGGATGCGCCTTGGCGGCAAGAGGTATTCCGAGACAGTTCCCGTTCAATCCCTTTCACAGACCGCGCCTGGGTGCCCCTATGCCCCGCATTGTCCCGAAACGTGCAGCGTGTGCCACCGCATCAAACCGGAGCTGGTGGAGAGTAACGGCGTGAGTATCGCCTGCCACGCCCGGATGTGA
- a CDS encoding ABC transporter ATP-binding protein — protein MAQVIAPVLEACALSVHFPTRTGTVRAVDGLNLAIRSGERWCLLGESGCGKSVVAMSLMRLLPSGARIRGQVLLEGRDLLAIPEREMEKVRGGDLAMVFEQPASYLDPSYTVGDQIAEAASAHCAMGLPQARRRAVELLDAVRVPEPAKRARQYPHELSGGMQQRVMIAIALARQPKVLIADEPTTALDLTVQAQILELLHETLELTGAALLLITHDCDVAKVLCSNAAVMYAGQLIETGAATEVFRAPRHPYTQALLSALSGEQPRPIPGTTPDMTCFPEGCRFHPRCANARPECGREPPTLVESVRCHMA, from the coding sequence ATGGCTCAAGTGATTGCGCCAGTCCTGGAAGCATGCGCCTTGAGCGTGCATTTTCCCACACGAACGGGAACTGTCCGAGCCGTTGACGGACTGAACCTGGCTATCCGCTCAGGTGAACGGTGGTGCCTGTTGGGGGAGTCTGGCTGCGGAAAGTCCGTGGTGGCCATGAGCCTCATGAGGCTTTTGCCGTCCGGTGCGAGAATCAGAGGGCAGGTACTTTTGGAGGGGCGCGACCTCCTGGCAATACCCGAACGGGAAATGGAGAAGGTCCGGGGCGGCGACCTGGCCATGGTGTTCGAGCAACCCGCCAGCTACCTGGATCCATCCTATACGGTGGGGGACCAGATAGCCGAGGCGGCGTCCGCCCATTGCGCCATGGGCTTGCCCCAGGCCCGCAGGCGGGCCGTGGAACTGCTCGACGCGGTCAGGGTGCCGGAACCAGCCAAACGCGCGCGCCAGTATCCGCACGAGCTTTCAGGAGGCATGCAGCAGAGGGTGATGATCGCAATCGCCCTGGCACGCCAGCCCAAGGTGCTCATTGCGGACGAGCCCACCACCGCGCTGGACCTCACCGTCCAAGCCCAGATTCTGGAGTTGCTTCACGAGACCCTCGAACTGACAGGTGCGGCGCTTTTGCTCATCACCCATGACTGCGACGTGGCCAAGGTGCTGTGCTCCAACGCGGCGGTCATGTACGCAGGGCAGCTCATCGAGACGGGCGCAGCGACAGAGGTGTTTCGTGCTCCCCGCCATCCCTACACCCAGGCATTGCTGAGCGCCTTGTCGGGCGAACAGCCCCGCCCCATCCCCGGCACCACCCCGGACATGACCTGCTTTCCCGAGGGATGCCGCTTCCACCCCCGCTGCGCAAATGCCCGTCCGGAGTGCGGCAGGGAACCTCCGACCCTTGTGGAGAGCGTCCGATGCCACATGGCATGA
- a CDS encoding energy transducer TonB, translated as MDAKPKLIRHVEPDYPESARKRALSGKVMARFVVDESGLVHEPTVSSSDPPGVFDDSVIEAVRRWKFEPARHKGKAVKVVVTVPVKFDISNR; from the coding sequence GTGGACGCCAAGCCGAAGCTTATACGTCATGTTGAGCCGGATTATCCAGAATCGGCACGCAAGCGGGCGCTTTCGGGGAAAGTCATGGCCCGCTTCGTGGTGGATGAATCCGGGCTCGTGCACGAGCCCACGGTTTCTTCGTCGGACCCGCCGGGAGTCTTCGATGACAGCGTGATCGAAGCGGTCCGTCGCTGGAAATTCGAACCGGCCAGACACAAGGGGAAGGCGGTCAAGGTTGTGGTTACGGTGCCGGTCAAGTTTGACATCTCCAACAGATAA
- a CDS encoding ABC transporter permease, whose amino-acid sequence MALPFAALLVWWLAARLAFLPEYVLPSPASVLSALGAYVFGSNSQNAYGGRFLGDFVSSMTRIGCGFFLAVLAGLPLGLASGRISALRWLLTLPVGGLRAVPGICWLPLALVWLGIGFKTTVFLIAIAAFFPIYLNSASGASSVPAVLVRAGSMLGLSRIAVSFRIILPASMPHIRTGLRLGLGLSFAYLVLGELTGVPDGIGAMIMDARLLGRVDMIMAGIILMAVLGWVADRLLVLTLRTAFKSARRS is encoded by the coding sequence TTGGCCCTGCCCTTTGCAGCTCTTCTGGTCTGGTGGCTGGCCGCGAGGCTGGCTTTCCTGCCTGAATATGTCCTTCCGTCCCCTGCAAGCGTGCTGTCCGCACTTGGCGCGTACGTCTTTGGTTCAAACAGCCAGAACGCATACGGCGGCAGGTTTCTTGGCGACTTCGTATCAAGCATGACTCGTATCGGTTGCGGGTTCTTCCTTGCCGTACTTGCCGGACTTCCGCTTGGCCTTGCCTCTGGCAGGATTTCGGCCTTGCGATGGCTGCTCACCCTGCCTGTCGGCGGACTACGTGCCGTCCCCGGGATATGCTGGCTGCCACTGGCCCTTGTCTGGCTGGGCATCGGTTTCAAGACCACTGTTTTTCTGATAGCGATCGCCGCATTTTTTCCCATCTACCTGAATTCGGCATCCGGCGCGTCTTCCGTGCCTGCCGTGCTGGTGCGGGCGGGGTCCATGCTTGGTCTGTCCCGAATCGCGGTATCCTTCAGAATCATCCTTCCAGCATCCATGCCCCATATTCGGACAGGCCTGCGACTGGGCCTCGGCCTGAGCTTCGCCTACCTCGTCCTAGGAGAACTGACGGGGGTTCCCGACGGCATCGGGGCCATGATCATGGATGCACGGCTTCTTGGCAGGGTCGATATGATCATGGCCGGGATCATCCTCATGGCCGTTCTCGGCTGGGTGGCGGATCGGCTTCTTGTCCTGACCTTGCGCACGGCGTTCAAAAGCGCGAGACGGTCATGA
- a CDS encoding ABC transporter permease: MPERSTKPGRAGFITGCLLLVALLAAGTFAPWIAPHAPEEQYLAKRLRGPSVEFPLGTDSLGRCVASRIIYGIRPTLGLACVVTVGTVCLGLVVGLAAVLAKPLDGPLMRVTDCFFSFPSMVLVLVLVGVMGPGINSIAIALILPGWPKYARVVRNTALGISHRTFVEATRALGANRWYLVRRCYLPGLAEPVGAIATIGMGQKIVSIAGLGMLGLGVPPPTPEWGAMLQKGLPVLTIAPHIALASGGAIVLATLAFTLAGDGLRNLTAMNKAEGEELWLK; encoded by the coding sequence ATGCCTGAACGGAGCACGAAACCGGGCAGGGCCGGATTCATCACGGGGTGCCTCCTGCTCGTCGCGCTCCTGGCCGCTGGCACTTTCGCTCCGTGGATCGCTCCCCATGCACCGGAGGAGCAATACCTGGCGAAACGGTTGCGCGGCCCTTCCGTTGAATTCCCATTGGGGACCGACAGCCTTGGCCGTTGCGTAGCCAGCCGGATCATATATGGCATCAGGCCGACGCTGGGTCTGGCGTGCGTGGTGACGGTCGGGACAGTATGTCTGGGGCTTGTTGTGGGCCTCGCGGCCGTCCTGGCAAAGCCTCTGGATGGACCGCTCATGCGGGTCACGGACTGTTTCTTCTCCTTTCCGTCCATGGTGCTCGTCCTGGTTCTTGTGGGAGTCATGGGGCCGGGCATCAACAGCATAGCCATCGCGCTGATTCTTCCCGGCTGGCCCAAATACGCGCGCGTGGTTCGCAATACGGCGCTCGGCATAAGCCACAGGACCTTTGTGGAAGCTACCCGCGCGCTCGGAGCCAACCGCTGGTATCTGGTGCGCCGTTGCTATCTGCCAGGACTGGCCGAACCGGTAGGGGCCATCGCCACCATCGGCATGGGACAGAAGATCGTCAGCATCGCCGGGCTTGGCATGCTGGGCCTGGGCGTCCCACCGCCGACACCAGAGTGGGGCGCTATGCTCCAGAAAGGACTCCCCGTGCTGACCATCGCGCCGCACATCGCCCTGGCCTCTGGAGGAGCCATCGTCCTGGCCACCCTGGCGTTCACTCTGGCCGGTGACGGCTTGAGGAACCTCACGGCCATGAACAAAGCCGAGGGGGAGGAGCTATGGCTCAAGTGA